In one window of Miscanthus floridulus cultivar M001 chromosome 12, ASM1932011v1, whole genome shotgun sequence DNA:
- the LOC136495749 gene encoding uncharacterized protein gives MEADMNEAVINVDDTIDAEPMYEWDRDNPDMSVGTCYPNMDEFRLAVRQHAIKKEFELDTKHSDKERSKFYDDIKCDYINNNLVESWNAWIKEHKDLPVHMMADAIREKIMLLFAKRRKISTALSPGILPTVIHQLNAASRGLGHLNISSGHPNQAEVTEVYKDEEVRRHVVYLPQKMCTCRQWQITGKPYPHALAMITSMRQPDMGSFVYQYYSVEKFQAAYVGIIPNITDRNQWPEVDKAFKLYPPAQKKKESGRLRKNRIKSAREIGGKATRQVMCPNCKEYGHRGGSWKCSLTGTKKM, from the exons ATGGAAGCAGATATGAATGAAGCAGTTATCAATGTTGATGACACAATTGATGCAGAGCCTATGTACGAATGGGACAGGGACAATCCAGATATGAGTGTTGGCACATGCTATCCCAACATGGATGAGTTTAGGCTAGCTGTCAGGCAGCATGCTATAAAAAAGGAATTTGAGCTTGATACTAAGCATTCAGACAAAGAAAG AAGTAAATTCTATGATGACATCAAATGTGACTACATCAACAACAATTTGGTAGAATCTTGGAATGCTTGGATCAAAGAACACAAGGACTTGCCTGTGCATATGATGGCTGATGCTATTAGAGAGAAGATCATGCTTTTGTTTGCCAAAAGGAGGAAGATTTCTACAGCCCTGTCTCCTGGTATATTGCCTACTGTCATACATCAACTAAATGCAGCATCAAGGGGCCTAGGACACTTGAACATCTCCTCTGGCCACCCTAATCAAGCTGAGGTTACAGAGGTCTacaaggatgaagaagttagaagacATGTTGTGTATTTACCTCAGAAAATGTGCACATGTAGACAGTGGCAGATAACTGGTAAACCATATCCACATGCCTTGGCTATGATTACCAGCATGAGGCAACCTGATATGGGATCATTTGTGTACCAGTACTACtcagtggaaaagtttcaagCAGCATATGTAGGCATAATTCCTAACATAACTGATAGGAATCAGTGGCCTGAGGTGGACAAGGCCTTCAAGCTGTACCCTCCAGCACAGAAAAAGAAAGAATCAGGTAGGCTCAGGAAGAATAGGATTAAATCAGCAAGGGAGATAGGTGGAAAAGCTACTAGGCAAGTCATGTGCCCTAACTGCAAAGAGTATGGTCACAGGGGTGGTAGCTGGAAATGTTCTCTCACTGGAACCAAGAAAATGTGA